The Anabas testudineus chromosome 11, fAnaTes1.2, whole genome shotgun sequence genome has a segment encoding these proteins:
- the fbxl6 gene encoding F-box/LRR-repeat protein 6, translating to MMDSCEAEASTHSERHEDTAPSTSNTSGQGEDGPKPKTSSLKRSSGEPTNAKAKKQKKTRVSRSAQVGYTVHQGEDMLLVISSTTSHYNGSAWTPQRKRNKKKKPTKGKLKANQIKKKKSVRVKPKVKNNPVVKMEEDAAVFVPQKATDNRWGESLPEEVLMNIFQMVVNQDGAVPFLCRVGRVCRLWNTAAASPVLWRKVTVSHCWIAPGKKQLPKIENKIKDAFNWLAQVRFSQLRDFSLCHWTKNVDYAVEVVSQFCPHLRSLSLSYCTGLTAKAFHSLGLHSQSLHSINLQYSEFQVEGLLEYLENHGSQIKQIWFTQGLKNDRLLSAITRGCCPDLELLEVNTKLDSKDCELSVCIQALQVACPKLKTFRMLNVRPLHKTMRSGADSALGFPLLEELCIATTSYSYMTDKDLWDILFNSTRLRVLDLRGCSRITPAGLASLPCLELECLFWGLYFSSHIGSSSPKKGLHMVTQKWNQTLQQLDIANQLFTEEDLEIAMSYLAQAKEVDTLRSLNLSGTRITPPALRSVIGQMAALSYLNLSSCRYLPRGVKRIYRGQEDIRQLLDKLE from the exons ATGATGGATTCCTGTGAAGCAGAAGCCTCAACCCACAGTGAAAGACATGAAGACACTGCACCGAGCACTTCAAATACATCAGGTCAAGGTGAAGATGGACCAAAGCCAAAGACGTCCTCTTTAAAGAGGAGTTCAGGTGAACCAACAAATGCAAAagcaaagaagcaaaaaaagacCAGAGTCTCCAGGTCTGCCCAGGTTGGCTACACTGTGCATCAAGGGGAAGATATGCTACTTGTCATTTCAAGTACTACATCTCACTATAATGGCTCAGCCTGGACTCCccagaggaagagaaataaaaagaagaagccaACTAAAGGAAAGTTAAAAGCCAAccagattaagaaaaaaaagtcagtcCGTGTTAAGcctaaagtgaaaaataatcCAGTAGTTAAGATGGAAGAGGacgctgctgtgtttgtgccacAGAAAGCAACAGACAACAGATGGGGTGAAAGTCTTCCTGAGGAGGTGCTAATGAATATTTTTCAGATGGTGGTTAACCAAGATGGTGCTGTGCCATTTCTGTGCAG AGTGGGGAGAGTTTGTCGTCTGTGgaacacagctgcagccagTCCAGTTCTGTGGCGTAAAGTGACTGTAAGTCACTGCTGGATTGCTCcaggaaaaaaacagctgcCTAAAATTGAGAACAAGATCAAGGACGCTTTTAACTGGTTGGCGCAAGTTAG ATTCTCCCAGCTGCGagatttttctctctgtcactggaCAAAAAATGTTGACTATGCAGTAGAG GTTGTGTCGCAGTTCTGCCCTCACCTTCGGTCCCTCTCGCTCTCTTACTGCACAGGCTTGACAGCAAAGGCCTTCCATAGCCTTGGCCTGCACAGCCAGTCTCTGCATAGCATAAATCTCCAGTATTCAGAG TTTCAGGTTGAGGGACTCCTGGAGTACCTTGAAAATCATGGAAGCCAGATCAAGCAAATTTGGTTCACTCAGGGACTAAAGAATGACAGACTTCTGAGTGCCATAACT AGGGGATGCTGTCCTGATTTGGAGTTGTTGGAGGTTAACACAAAGCTTGACAGTAAAGACTGTGAACTTTCTGTTTGTATCCAGGCACTACAGGTGGCATGCCCTAAACTCAag ACCTTCCGGATGCTGAATGTCAGACCTCTTCATAAGACAATGCGTAGTGGTGCTGATTCAGCATTAGGCTTTCCATTACTGGAAGAGCTATGTATCGCAACTACGTCTTATTCCTACATGACCGACAAAGATTTGTGGGACATTCTCTTCAACTCCACCAGGCTGCGGGTGCTGGACCTGCGAGGGTGTTCGCGAATAACACCTGCTGGTCTTGCTTCACTACCCTGTCTTG AGcttgagtgtttgttttggggcCTGTATTTCAGCAGCCATATTGGGTCTTCATCACCTAAGAAGGGACTTCACATGGTGACCCAGAAGTGGAATCAGACTTTGCAACAGCTTGATATTGCTAATCAGCTGTTCACAGAGGAGGACTTGGAGATAGCGATGAGTTACCTTGCTCAGGCAAAAGAAGTGGATACTCTGCGTTCACTCAACCTCAGTGGGACGAGGATCACACCACCTGCCCTCAG ATCAGTCATCGGCCAAATGGCTGCTCTGAGCTACCTCAACCTTTCATCTTGCCGCTATCTTCCAAGAGGAGTTAAGAGAATTTACCGTGGTCAAGAAGACATTCGACAGCTGCTGGACAAACTGGAGTAG
- the LOC113154141 gene encoding uncharacterized protein LOC113154141 yields MEEGQDFSLCGKAVVTEANLRDDYYWKLVADFIGPQSAEGLELEKGLCKNRLLIQVGLMREDNNFPWIAIIDWLKKIFPGHRSADFRRLIERGIATTLSLGIEARLTFLESDVNFNFVGPICDSIGVERQHLLQMRDFSERAKSIEVTNGLILELTNFITREKIAPIVIVTWLRNFNSEFCKDGNIQKAYGVLRAKIKKLKLYSRNYETRSHRRNVAMENLLQSPFELVRKKTPKFQKKRMRRDDALDYEKVRIKEEYETFEIMQGEGSEMNRGVVKKIILKEHVSARDESDDDLGESDSGEETSDNKAEALTLLDIAMLSVQKLSSVYGGKTPACKQVSMDLLKNQYTLTCKEHPAMAEFDRKLDSLCEEISLASPVVFLSYNASFLVDMHDAVDQHIMNFEKEIIMSTGEKLGRDKLPKFRNFVNMSESATSRYIHMACDILSPCTLDTQNYRKYWIAFCDEKKNPSKLAVNESNRLNAYFEAAAGLIHHHKEIALFFSDLLSLNNDKCPNVILESVAADANDSVIQSLVCVVAIVYCKILGPYWQLLKSGAEYSQYSRYILCLYQRFLDWSKNPSTLLEPEEDTDVFLQFPLQEKTFDGVFNYCGQWHTNRDLIRACLKRTIKVIAAVTEEHLKDFLPGGKLSQVPPPHLSSQMASCTFSVLMAEYPFSNTYTYKKKRADKSPKRTLQKSLSSDSCQEDDEAPISFDDSSDDSSGLQGKRGTYPGQNDEPLRKGYRIKREKAGRIHREEVEENMDTEYIIATVNRNGGPCKSQPDVDKMMLRFDGKSRAEKREGVRCEILYQKLILNNTNPHLNCAFRNTTQMVLKLKLALPRIKPGYSLVWAPKKTGMKPAPQEPVDVAMGHSQSSSL; encoded by the exons ATGGAGGAAGGTCAAGATTTCTCCCTTTGTGGTAAAGCAGTTGTAACTGAAGCTAATCTGA GAGATGACTACTATTGGAAGCTTGTTGCTGATTTCATTGGCCCTCAATCAGCAGAAGGCTTAGAACTTGAAAAGGGACTATGCAAGAACAGACTTTTAATTCAAGTTGGTCTTATGAGAGAGGATAATAATTTTCCATGGATTGCCATCATAGATTGGCTTAAGAAAATTTTCCCTGGACATCGTTCGGCAGATTTTCGACGTTTGATTGAAAGAGGTATTGCAACAACACTGAGTCTGGGAATAGAGGCGAGGCTGACCTTCCTGGAGTCAGATGTGAACTTTAACTTTGTTGGTCCAATATGTGATAGCATCGGAGTTGAACGACAGCACCTTCTGCAAATGAGAGATTTTTCAGAGCGAGCAAAGTCAATTGAAGTGACAAATGGATTGATTCTTGAGTTGACCAACTTTATTACCAGGGAGAAAATTGCCCCAATTGTTATTGTTACTTGGCTTAGAAACTTCAATTCTGAGTTCTGCAAGGATGGGAATATTCAAAAGGCATACGGAGTCCTTAGAGCGAAGATCAAAAAGTTAAAACTGTATAGCCGCAATTATGAAACAAGGAGTCATAGGAGGAACGTAGCAATGGAAAATCTGCTTCAAAGTCCATTCGAGCTGGTGCGGAAAAAAACACCTAAATTTCAGAAAAAACGCATGAGAAGAGATGATGCCCTGGATTATGAGAAAGTCCGAATCAAGGAAGAATACGAGACCTTTGAAATCATGCAAGGTGAGGGTTCTGAGATGAACAGAGGAGTGGTAAAGAAAATCATACTCAAAGAACATGTCTCTGCACGTGATGAAAGTGATGATGATTTGGGGGAATctgacagtggagaagaaaccTCAGATAACAAAGCAGAGGCTCTGACCCTGCTTGATATTGCAATGCTGTCTGTCCAAAAGCTGTCAAGTGTTTACGGCGGGAAAACTCCAGCATGCAAACAAGTTTCCATGGATCTCCTGAAAAATCAGTATACGCTGACGTGCAAGGAGCATCCTGCCATGGCTGAGTTTGATAGAAAACTTGACTCCCTCTGTGAGGAGATTTCATTGGCGTCTCCTGTGGTGTTTTTAAGCTACAATGCCAGTTTCCTTGTTGACATGCATGATGCAGTTGATCAGCATATTATGAACTTTGAAAAAGAGATAATCATGTCTACTGGAGAGAAACTAGGACGTGACAAGCTGCCAAAATTCAGGAACTTTGTGAACATGTCAGAAAGTGCGACGTCGCGTTACATTCACATGGCTTGTGATATCTTAAGCCCCTGCACCCTTGATACACAGAACTATAGGAAATACTGGATAGCGTTCTGTGATGAGAAGAAAAATCCATCCAAACTCGCAGTGAATGAGTCAAACCGGTTAAATGCCTACtttgaagctgcagcaggactTATTCACCATCACAAAGAGATAGCTCTGTTCTTTTCTGACTTGCTGTCTCTAAATAATGACAAGTGCCCAAACGTCATTCTTGAGAGTGTAGCTGCTGATGCTAATGATTCTGTGATTCAGAgccttgtgtgtgttgtggccATCGTTTACTGCAAAATCCTTGGTCCATATTGGCAGCTTCTGAAAAGTGGAGCAGAGTACTCACAGTACAGCCGGTACATACTCTGTCTCTACCAAAGGTTCCTTGACTGGTCGAAAAATCCTTCCACTCTGCTGGAACCTGAAGAGGACACCgatgtgtttctgcagtttccATTGCAAGAGAAGACCTTCGATGGGGTTTTTAATTACTGTGGTCAGTGGCACACAAATAGGGACCTAATCAGAGCATGTTTGAAGAGAACAATAAAAGTGATCGCAGCTGTCACTGAGGAACACCTGAAGGATTTCCTGCCGGGGGGAAAATTATCCCAAGTCCCACCTCCACACTTAAGCTCACAGATGGCAAGTTGCACATTTTCCGTGTTGATGGCGGAATATCCGTTCAGCAACACTTACACTTACAAGAAGAAAAGGGCCGACAAGTCCCCAAAACGCACCTTACAGAAAAGTTTGTCATCGGATAGCTGTCAGGAAGATGATGAGGCTCCTATTTCATTTGACGATAGCTCAGATGATTCATCTGGATTGCAGGGTAAAAGGGGTACCTACCCTGGCCAGAACGATGAACCGCTGAGAAAAGGTTACagaattaaaagagaaaaggctgGAAGGATACACAGAGAAGAGGTTGAGGAGAACATGGATACGGAATACATAATAGCTACAGTGAACCGCAATGGAGGGCCATGCAAGTCGCAGCCAGATGTCGACAAAATGATGCTACGCTTTGATGGAAAGTCCAGAGCTGAGAAACGAGAAGGAGTCCGTTGTGAGATACTGTACCAGAAATTGATTCTCAACAACACAAACCCACACCTGAATTGTGCTTTCCGCAACACCACACAAATGGTTCTAAAGCTCAAGCTTGCACTTCCTCGTATTAAACCTGGGTACTCGCTTGTTTGGGCACCTAAAAAGACAGGAATGAAGCCTGCGCCCCAAGAACCAGTGGATGTTGCAATGGGCCACAGTCAGAGCTCCAGCCTGTGA
- the slc52a2 gene encoding solute carrier family 52, riboflavin transporter, member 2 yields MCGSWWSSAAVTHGLMALFAMGSWVSVNSLWVELPVIVTVLPEGWNLPAYLSVLIAFGNLGPIAVTITHHCAPERLNERLIIYCIQALAVVTAGFLAIFWSHTVTIAGQERSLPFLLFTFLLSLVCCTSNVTFLPFMFRYPPQYIRTFFIGQGFSALFPCIVALGQGVGKLECKTVNGTVHPEYLKESFPAQNFFWFLFVMLLISALSFVALTRRQTESQQDAQRKESDSAASAKNGDETDPLHNGTTPVSEEQVQVEEKPPVQTFWTPQNIYLLALLAVSNALTNGVLPSVQSFSCLPYGTMTFHLSVVLGNIANPLACFLAMFVILRSSTGLGFLSLGGGVFAAYLLALAALSPCPPLLGSSSGVALVVTSWIVFTGLFSYLKVVIGTLLHEAGHAALLWCGISIQAGSLVGALAMFPLVNTYQVFARAQECVDNCS; encoded by the exons ATGTGCGGCAGCTGGTGGAGCAGCGCGGCGGTGACCCACGGGCTGATGGCTCTGTTCGCCATGGGCTCCTGGGTTTCCGTCAACAGTCTGTGGGTCGAGCTCCCGGTGATCGTCACTGTGCTGCCCGAAG GGTGGAACCTTCCTGCCTACCTCTCAGTGCTCATAGCATTTGGGAACCTTGGTCCAATAGCTGTGACTATCACACACCACTGTGCTCCAGAAAGATTAAATGAACGGCTCATCATATACTGCATCCAGGCGCTGGCAGTGGTGACAGCTGGTTTTCTGGCCATCTTCTGGTCACACACCGTCACAATAGCTGGACAGGAGAGGTCCCTACCCTTCCTGCTCTTCACGTTTTTGTTATCTTTGGTTTGTTGTACATCCAATGTCACCTTCCTGCCTTTTATGTTTCGCTACCCACCTCAGTATATTCGTACTTTCTTCATTGGACAGGGCTTTAGTGCCTTGTTTCCTTGTATTGTAGCCTTAGGACAAGGTGTCGGCAAACTGGAGTGTAAAACTGTGAATGGCACAGTGCATCCAGAGTATTTAAAAGAGAGCTTTCCTGCACAGAACTTCTTCTGGTTCTTGTTTGTGATGCTGTTAATCTCAGCTTTAAGCTTTGTGGCGTTAACGCGCAGACAAACAGAGTCGCAGCAGGACGCACAGCGAAAGGAGTCTGACAGTGCAGCATCAGCAAAGAACGGGGACGAGACTGACCCACTGCACAACGGAACAACACCTGTGTCTGAGGAGCAGGTGCAGGTAGAGGAGAAACCACCTGTTCAGACATTTTGGACTCCACAAAACATCTACCTGCTGGCGCTGCTCGCTGTGTCCAATGCCCTCACCAATGGGGTGCTCCCCTCTGTGCAGAGTTTCTCCTGTTTGCCCTACGGCACCATGACATTTCACCTCTCTGTGGTTCTTGGCAACATAGCAAATCCTCTGGCCTGTTTCTTAGCCATGTTTGTTATTCTCAG GTCCTCCACAGGTCTCGGGTTCTTATCTTTAGGAGGGGGCGTATTTGCTGCATATCTGCTGGCGTTAGCAGCACTCAGCCCTTGTCCGCCGCTCTTAGGATCTTCTTCTGGTGTGGCATTAGTG GTCACATCCTGGATTGTTTTCACTGGACTCTTCTCATATCTGAAGGTGGTGATTGGGACCTTGCTACACGAGGCGGGGCATGCCGCCCTGTTATGGTGTGGCATCTCCATTCAGGCCGGCTCCCTTGTCGGTGCCCTCGCCATGTTCCCACTGGTCAACACGTATCAAGTGTTTGCTAGAGCTCAGGAGTGTGTGGATAACTGCAGTTAG
- the si:ch73-196l6.5 gene encoding riboflavin transporter 2: MSLLTHLLACLFGMGSWVSINGLWVELPLIVPQIPEGWYLPSYLSVLIQMANVGPLFVTLMHRFRPGALNEAAVIYVIISLGTVASFLLAFFWKETVVVAGAPRSVALLVLTFFLAAVDCTSSVTFLPFMMRLKPQFLTTYYIGEGVSGLLPALVALIQGVGVVHCTNSTQSFNDSYNSSKTTDLQAQYQPANFSVEVFFFVLSAMMLVCLVAFLLLNYHPAVAREHHNGRYTNGVKEKSHKNRKQIEQKPMMDPYRPENQKQRSSFGTGAYSWMEVFYIFVILAWANALTNVVLPSVQSYSCMPYGNNPYHLSATMAAVSNPLACFIAMFLPIRSLLLMGALTAIGSGVGAYIMGMAVLSPCPLLVNDTSGGVIIVLAWVIFVLTLSYVKVIIGVILRDEGHSALVWCGAVVQLGSLLGAVTMFPLVSVYSYFSSGDPCNTKCP, translated from the exons ATGTCACTACTCACCCACCTGTTGGCGTGTCTCTTTGGGATGGGCTCCTGGGTCTCCATCAACGGCCTGTGGGTGGAGCTGCCTCTGATTGTCCCTCAGATTCCCGAAGGCTGGTACCTGCCCTCATATCTCTCCGTCCTCATCCAGATGGCTAACGTCGGGCCTCTCTTCGTCACCCTGATGCATCGTTTCCGTCCTGGTGCTCTGAATGAGGCGGCTGTTATATATGTGATCATCAGTCTGGGTACCGTGGCGAGTTTCCTGCTGGCTTTCTTCTGGAAGGAGACCGTTGTAGTGGCAGGCGCTCCTCGCAGTGTAGCCCTCCTCGTCTTAACCTTCTTCCTCGCTGCTGTTGACTGCACCTCCTCCGTCACCTTCCTGCCCTTCATGATGCGCCTCAAGCCTCAGTTTCTCACCACCTACTACATTGGAGAGGGTGTGAGCGGCCTACTGCCCGCTCTAGTGGCTCTGATCCAGGGAGTTGGGGTGGTTCACTGCACTAACAGCACACAGTCTTTCAATGACTCCTACAACAGTTCAAAGACCACTGACCTTCAGGCCCAGTATCAGCCAGCAAACTTCTCTGTTgaggtgtttttctttgtcttaagTGCCATGATGCTGGTGTGTCTGGTAGCCTTCTTGCTGCTGAACTACCACCCAGCTGTGGCCAGGGAGCATCACAACGGTCGATACACCAATGGGGTGAAAGAGAAATCTCACAAGAACAGGAAACAGATCGAGCAGAAGCCCATGATGGATCCATACAGACCTGAAAACCAGAAGCAAAGAAGTAGCTTTGGCACTGGTGCTTACAGCTGGATGGAGGTGTTTTACATCTTTGTGATTCTGGCCTGGGCTAATGCTCTGACTAACGTGGTGCTCCCCTCAGTGCAGTCCTACTCGTGCATGCCATACGGGAACAACCCGTATCACTTATCAGCCACGATGGCTGCTGTGTCCAACCCTCTGGCCTGCTTCATTGCCATGTTCCTTCCTATAAG ATCCCTGCTGTTGATGGGGGCTCTCACAGCGATTGGCAGTGGTGTTGGAGCTTACATAATGGGCATGGCAGTGCTCAGTCCATGTCCACTGCTGGTTAATGACACTTCAGGTGGTGTCATCATT GTGTTGGCCTGGGTCATCTTTGTTCTCACTCTGTCCTATGTGAAGGTGATCATCGGCGTGATCCTGCGTGACGAGGGCCACAGTGCCCTCGTGTGGTGTGGAGCTGTCGTGCAGTTAGGCTCTCTGCTGGGAGCTGTGACCATGTTTCCACTGGTCAGCGTCTACAGCTATTTCTCATCAGGAGACCCGTGCAACACAAAGTGCCCTTAA